From Nicotiana tabacum cultivar K326 chromosome 20, ASM71507v2, whole genome shotgun sequence, one genomic window encodes:
- the LOC107796509 gene encoding cytochrome P450 736A117-like: MSFFAVIPFFLFVFFIFRLYFPSSKTKKNLPPSPSKLPLIGHFHKLGLQPHRSLQKLSNEHGSMMMLQFGSVPVLIASSAEAASEIMKTQDLSFANKPISTIPSKLFFGPKDVAFTPYGDYWRNARSVCMLQLLNNKRVQSFRKIREEETSLLLQRIRESPNREVDLTELFVSMTNDIVCRVALGRKYCDGEEGRKFKSLLLEFVELLGVFNIGDYMPWLAWMNRFNGLNAKVDKVAKEFDAFLEGVIEEHRRKNKKSDTEAEGADFVDILLQVQKENKAGFQVEMDAIKAIIMDMFAAGTDTTSTLVEWTMNELLRNPKTLNKLRDEVRQVTQGKTEVTEDDLEKMPYLRAAVKESSRLHSPVPLLPREAIRDAKVLGYDIAAGTQVLVCPWAISRDPNLWENPEEFQPERFLDNSIDYKGLHFELIPFGAGRRGCPGITFAKFVNELALARLMFHFDFSLPNGAKPEDLDVDEAAGITVRRKFPLLAVATPRS; the protein is encoded by the exons ATGTCGTTTTTTGCAGTTATTCCATTCTTTCTATTTGTGTTTTTTATTTTCAGATTATATTTCCCCTCATCCAAAACCAAGAAAAATCTTCCACCATCTCCATCAAAGCTTCCATTAATCGGTCACTTCCACAAACTGGGCTTACAGCCTCACCGCTCCCTACAAAAACTATCAAATGAACATGGTTCCATGATGATGCTTCAGTTCGGTAGCGTACCTGTGCTTATCGCTTCATCAGCTGAAGCTGCTTCCGAAATCATGAAAACCCAAGATTTGTCTTTTGCAAACAAACCCATTTCAACCATTCCTAGCAAGCTTTTCTTCGGCCCAAAGGACGTTGCCTTCACCCCTTATGGGGATTACTGGAGGAATGCCAGAAGCGTTTGCATGCTTCAGCTTTTGAACAACAAAAGAGTTCAATCTTTTCGAAAGATAAGGGAAGAAGAGACTTCTCTTCTTCTCCAGAGGATTAGGGAATCGCCAAATAGAGAAGTTGATTTGACGGAGCTGTTCGTCTCAATGACCAACGACATAGTTTGCAGGGTGGCCTTAGGAAGGAAGTATTGTGATGGGGAAGAAGGGAGAAAGTTCAAGTCTTTGCTGTTAGAGTTTGTGGAATTGTTGGGAGTTTTTAACATCGGAGATTACATGCCTTGGCTTGCATGGATGAATCGTTTCAATGGGTTGAATGCCAAAGTGGATAAAGTGGCGAAAGAGTTTGATGCATTTTTGGAGGGTGTGATTGAGGAACAcagaagaaaaaataagaagtcAGACACTGAAGCTGAAGGGGCAGACTTCGTGGATATATTATTGCAGGTTCAGAAAGAAAACAAGGCTGGTTTTCAAGTCGAAATGGATGCAATCAAAGCTATTATCATG GATATGTTTGCTGCGGGAACAGATACAACTTCCACACTTGTAGAGTGGACAATGAACGAGCTCTTAAGAAATCCAAAAACACTAAATAAGTTGAGAGATGAGGTGAGACAAGTGACTCAAGGGAAGACAGAGGTAACAGAGGATGATTTAGAGAAAATGCCATATTTAAGAGCAGCAGTTAAGGAGAGTTCTAGGCTACACTCTCCTGTGCCGCTTCTTCCTCGAGAAGCAATTAGGGATGCAAAGGTTTTGGGCTACGATATAGCTGCAGGGACCCAAGTCCTCGTATGTCCATGGGCAATCTCAAGAGATCCAAACCTTTGGGAAAATCCAGAGGAATTTCAACCTGAAAGATTCCTGGATAATTCCATAGATTACAAAGGCTTACATTTCGAGTTAATTCCATTCGGTGCAGGTCGGAGGGGTTGTCCTGGCATCACATTTGCTAAGTTTGTGAATGAGCTAGCATTGGCAAGATTAATGTTCCATTTTGATTTCTCGCTACCCAACGGAGCTAAGCCTGAGGATTTGGACGTGGATGAAGCTGCTGGAATTACTGTTAGAAGGAAGTTCCCCCTTTTAGCCGTGGCCACTCCACGCTCGTGA